In Ipomoea triloba cultivar NCNSP0323 chromosome 15, ASM357664v1, one genomic interval encodes:
- the LOC116006682 gene encoding xanthotoxin 5-hydroxylase CYP82C4-like — MDAVSCLSYIILGVATLVVVWFSWRKQSKRLAPEAGGAWPIIGHLHHFRTSVPLVKTLSEWADKYGPVFTIRLGISRILVVSSWEAVRDCFTTNDKFLAARPTTCAGKYLGYDYAVFTFSTNNSYWQRVRKLVVMELLSSGRMEKLKHVWVSELQTNIKELYTSISMDDNNNNNNPSAPKVNMSRWFGHLTLNLIMQIVAGRRYEYRSDGVINEEAQCLKKVFSQVMYLWGEFVSGDAIFPLWFFRWLDYEGHLKAMKRAAKDVDAILQDWVDVRSKEMRSNEDQKFIDVMLSMVDDQITKGYNYSRDTVIKAIVLSMLQDASETFASHLTWILAVLLKHPQSLKRVLEEIDTNIGKERWAEDSDIKNLPYLQAVVKETLRIYPPGPYLVPHEAVKDCIVDGYHIPKGTQLYVNVWRLHRDPKIWYDPEKFLPERFMTNLEGEAAQNRQYQFVPFGLGRRSCPGMLYATQITHVAVARLFQGFNFSTVPNEPLDMTEGGGITLPKLTPLEVLVTPRLSPALFGL, encoded by the exons ATGGATGCGGTTTCGTGTTTATCATACATTATTCTTGGCGTTGCAACTTTGGTGGTGGTTTGGTTTTCATGGCGAAAACAGAGCAAGAGATTGGCACCGGAGGCGGGTGGCGCGTGGCCTATCATTGGCCACCTCCACCACTTCCGAACCTCGGTTCCGTTGGTTAAGACTTTGAGCGAGTGGGCGGATAAATATGGTCCGGTGTTCACCATCCGCCTCGGCATATCCCGGATCCTGGTGGTTAGTAGCTGGGAAGCCGTCAGGGATTGTTTCACTACCAACGACAAGTTCTTGGCTGCACGCCCAACTACATGTGCAG GTAAATACCTTGGTTACGATTATGCGGTGTTTACATTCTCAACAAATAATTCATATTGGCAAAGAGTACGGAAATTGGTGGTGATGGAGTTACTATCCAGCGGAAGAATGGAGAAATTGAAACATGTTTGGGTGTCTGAGCTGCAAACCAACATCAAAGAACTCTACACTTCTATTTCCATGGatgataacaacaacaacaacaatcccTCTGCTCCGAAAGTGAACATGAGCCGATGGTTCGGACATTTAACCTTGAATTTGATAATGCAGATAGTGGCCGGCAGAAGGTATGAGTACCGGAGTGACGGGGTGATCAACGAGGAGGCACAGTGTCTGAAGAAGGTGTTCAGTCAAGTTATGTATCTGTGGGGTGAGTTTGTCTCCGGGGATGCCATATTTCCACTCTGGTTTTTCAGGTGGTTGGACTATGAAGGCCATCTCAAGGCCATGAAAAGAGCTGCAAAGGATGTGGATGCCATCTTGCAAGATTGGGTGGATGTTAGGAGTAAGGAGATGAGAAGTAACGAAGATCAGAAGTTTATTGATGTGATGCTTTCGATGGTTGATGATCAAATTACAAAAGGTTACAATTACTCCCGCGACACAGTAATTAAAGCAATTGTATTG AGTATGTTACAAGATGCTAGTGAAACGTTTGCAAGTCACTTGACATGGATATTGGCTGTATTGCTAAAACATCCACAGTCATTGAAGCGCGTTCTAGAGGAGATAGACACCAACATTGGCAAAGAAAGGTGGGCAGAAGATTCTGATATTAAGAATTTACCATATCTTCAAGCTGTAGTCAAAGAAACACTGCGAATATACCCTCCAGGACCATACCTAGTTCCCCACGAAGCGGTGAAAGATTGTATAGTAGATGGCTATCACATCCCAAAGGGCACACAACTATATGTCAATGTGTGGAGATTGCATCGCGATCCTAAAATCTGGTATGACCCAGAAAAGTTTTTACCAGAAAGGTTTATGACAAATTTAGAAGGGGAAGCTGCCCAAAACAGACAATATCAGTTTGTCCCATTTGGTCTTGGACGACGATCATGTCCTGGAATGTTATATGCAACACAAATTACACATGTTGCAGTTGCTCGACTATTTCAAGGCTTTAATTTCAGTACAGTTCCAAATGAGCCATTGGACATGACTGAAGGCGGAGGCATTACCTTGCCTAAATTAACTCCCTTGGAAGTACTCGTTACACCGCGTTTATCCCCTGCTCTATTTGGATTATAA
- the LOC116007080 gene encoding uncharacterized protein LOC116007080 isoform X1: protein MGVPSRVLWLWWAGLLVLWWSGRAAMAQEKYKDPKQPVGARVKDLLARMTLAEKIGQMVQIDRSVASAQVMRDYFIGSVLSGGGSIPLPQATPSDWVAMVNEFQNGSLSSRLGIPMIYGIDAVHGHNNVYNATIFPHNIGLGATRDPELLRRIGDATAIEARATGIPYVFAPCIAVCRDPRWGRCYESYSEDQKVVQEMTDIILGLQGEIPNGSRKGVPFVDGKKKVAACAKHFVGDGGTTKGIDENNTVTDMHTLLSIHMPAYSDSIIKGVSTIMVSYSSWNGKKMHANRDLITGFLKGTLKFKGFVISDWQGIDRITSPAHSNYTYSVEAGILAGIDMVMVPYKYTEFIDDLTSLVKSNVVPMDRINDAVERILLVKFTMGLFEDPYTDLSLVHEVGSQAHRNLAREAVRKSLVLLKNGKTADDRLLPLPKKVPKILVAGSHADNLGFQCGGWTINWQGFSGNNATSGTTILGAIYSTVDKDTEVVYRETPDADFIKSNDFNYAIVVVGEPPYAEMAGDSPTLEISDPGPDVIKSVCGSVKCVVVIISGRPLVVEPYVSSIDALVAAWLPGTEGQGVTDVLFGDYGFTGKLSKTWFRTVDQLPMNVGDLHYDPLYPFGFGLTTNASAARVASAGVDKRPYFFAIALSVFIGLYFQVIKRGELRSWERIINPHTVASRYMSSHLFNNFGRNGGPSIQLSHAQSSSESSQLL, encoded by the exons ATGGGGGTTCCCAGTAGAGTGTTGTGGTTGTGGTGGGCGGGACTGTTGGTCTTATGGTGGAGCGGCAGGGCTGCAATGGCTCAAGAGAAGTACAAGGACCCGAAGCAGCCGGTCGGGGCCCGAGTGAAGGATCTGCTGGCGCGGATGACTCTGGCGGAGAAGATTGGGCAGATGGTTCAGATTGATCGGAGTGTCGCCTCTGCTCAAGTCATGCGGGACTACTTCATTG GGAGCGTGTTGAGTGGGGGAGGGAGTATACCGCTTCCTCAAGCTACTCCTTCAGATTGGGTTGCAATGGTTAATGAATTCCAGAATGGATCATTATCTTCGCGTCTTGGGATCCCAATGATATATGGGATTGATGCTGTTCATGGACACAACAATGTCTATAATGCTACCATTTTCCCACATAATATTGGCCTTGGAGCTACTAG GGATCCTGAACTTTTGCGAAGGATTGGGGATGCTACAGCCATTGAAGCTAGAGCCACAGGGATTCCTTATGTCTTTGCTCCTTGCATTGCA GTTTGCAGAGATCCTAGATGGGGTCGGTGTTACGAAAGCTATAGTGAAGATCAGAAGGTTGTTCAAGAGATGACAGACATTATACTCGGGTTGCAAGGAGAAATCCCCAATGGTTCAAGGAAGGGCGTTCCTTTTGTTGATGGAAA AAAGAAGGTTGCTGCTTGTGCAAAGCACTTTGTTGGTGATGGGGGCACGACAAAGGGTATTGATGAGAATAACACCGTAACTGACATGCACACCTTACTGAGCATCCACATGCCTGCCTATTCCGATTCAATTATTAAAGGTGTCTCAACTATCATGGTTTCGTACTCTAGCTGGAATGGAAAGAAAATGCATGCAAACCGTGATCTAATTACTGGGTTCCTAAAGGGTACACTTAAGTTCAAG GGATTTGTTATATCAGACTGGCAGGGTATTGACAGGATTACTTCTCCTGCTCATTCAAACTACACATATTCTGTTGAGGCTGGCATTTTAGCTGGCATAGACATG GTTATGGTGCCTTACAAGTATACAGAGTTCATTGATGATCTTACTTCCCTCGTAAAGAGCAACGTTGTTCCAATGGATCGTATTAATGATGCAGTAGAGAGGATTTTATTAGTTAAGTTCACCATGGGACTCTTTGAGGACCCATACACTGATCTAAGCCTGGTACACGAGGTTGGAAGCCAG GCACACAGGAATTTAGCAAGAGAAGCCGTTAGGAAATCTCTTGTACTACTGAAAAATGGGAAAACTGCTGATGACAGATTATTACCTCTTCCCAAGAAGGTGCCCAAAATTTTGGTTGCTGGTAGCCATGCTGATAACTTGGGTTTCCAATGTGGTGGATGGACAATCAATTGGCAGGGTTTTAGTGGAAACAATGCTACAAGTG GAACGACCATCCTTGGTGCCATATACTCTACAGTAGACAAGGACACCGAAGTTGTTTACAGGGAGACCCCTGATGCTGATTTCATTAAATCAAACGATTTCAACTATGCTATCGTTGTTGTTGGTGAGCCCCCGTATGCTGAGATGGCAGGGGACAGTCCAACACTTGAAATATCAGATCCCGGGCCTGATGTCATTAAAAGTGTCTGTGGATCAGTGAAGTGCGTTGTGGTCATCATATCTGGTCGCCCACTCGTGGTAGAACCGTACGTTTCATCAATCGACGCACTTGTAGCAGCCTGGTTACCTGGCACAGAAGGTCAAGGTGTGACGGATGTCCTCTTTGGGGACTATGGTTTTACTGGAAAACTTTCGAAAACATGGTTTAGAACTGTAGATCAACTCCCAATGAATGTTGGTGACTTGCATTACGACCCGCTGTATCCATTTGGATTCGGGCTAACAACAAATGCCTCAGCTGCCAG agtAGCATCAGCTGGTGTTGATAAGCGGCCATACTTCTTCGCCATTGCGCTCTCTGTATTTATTGGACTGTATTTCCAAG taattaagaGGGGGGAGTTGAGAAGTTGGGAAAGAATCATAAATCCACACACTGTTGCAAGCAGATACATGTCATCACATTTATTCAATAATTTTGGAAGGAACGGTGGGCCCTCAATCCAGCTGAGCCATGCACAGTCTTCTTCAGAATCATCACAATTATTATAA
- the LOC116007080 gene encoding uncharacterized protein LOC116007080 isoform X2: MGVPSRVLWLWWAGLLVLWWSGRAAMAQEKYKDPKQPVGARVKDLLARMTLAEKIGQMVQIDRSVASAQVMRDYFIGSVLSGGGSIPLPQATPSDWVAMVNEFQNGSLSSRLGIPMIYGIDAVHGHNNVYNATIFPHNIGLGATRDPELLRRIGDATAIEARATGIPYVFAPCIAVCRDPRWGRCYESYSEDQKVVQEMTDIILGLQGEIPNGSRKGVPFVDGKKKVAACAKHFVGDGGTTKGIDENNTVTDMHTLLSIHMPAYSDSIIKGVSTIMVSYSSWNGKKMHANRDLITGFLKGTLKFKGFVISDWQGIDRITSPAHSNYTYSVEAGILAGIDMVMVPYKYTEFIDDLTSLVKSNVVPMDRINDAVERILLVKFTMGLFEDPYTDLSLVHEVGSQAHRNLAREAVRKSLVLLKNGKTADDRLLPLPKKVPKILVAGSHADNLGFQCGGWTINWQGFSGNNATSGTTILGAIYSTVDKDTEVVYRETPDADFIKSNDFNYAIVVVGEPPYAEMAGDSPTLEISDPGPDVIKSVCGSVKCVVVIISGRPLVVEPYVSSIDALVAAWLPGTEGQGVTDVLFGDYGFTGKLSKTWFRTVDQLPMNVGDLHYDPLYPFGFGLTTNASAARVASAGVDKRPYFFAIALSVFIGLYFQDTCHHIYSIILEGTVGPQSS, from the exons ATGGGGGTTCCCAGTAGAGTGTTGTGGTTGTGGTGGGCGGGACTGTTGGTCTTATGGTGGAGCGGCAGGGCTGCAATGGCTCAAGAGAAGTACAAGGACCCGAAGCAGCCGGTCGGGGCCCGAGTGAAGGATCTGCTGGCGCGGATGACTCTGGCGGAGAAGATTGGGCAGATGGTTCAGATTGATCGGAGTGTCGCCTCTGCTCAAGTCATGCGGGACTACTTCATTG GGAGCGTGTTGAGTGGGGGAGGGAGTATACCGCTTCCTCAAGCTACTCCTTCAGATTGGGTTGCAATGGTTAATGAATTCCAGAATGGATCATTATCTTCGCGTCTTGGGATCCCAATGATATATGGGATTGATGCTGTTCATGGACACAACAATGTCTATAATGCTACCATTTTCCCACATAATATTGGCCTTGGAGCTACTAG GGATCCTGAACTTTTGCGAAGGATTGGGGATGCTACAGCCATTGAAGCTAGAGCCACAGGGATTCCTTATGTCTTTGCTCCTTGCATTGCA GTTTGCAGAGATCCTAGATGGGGTCGGTGTTACGAAAGCTATAGTGAAGATCAGAAGGTTGTTCAAGAGATGACAGACATTATACTCGGGTTGCAAGGAGAAATCCCCAATGGTTCAAGGAAGGGCGTTCCTTTTGTTGATGGAAA AAAGAAGGTTGCTGCTTGTGCAAAGCACTTTGTTGGTGATGGGGGCACGACAAAGGGTATTGATGAGAATAACACCGTAACTGACATGCACACCTTACTGAGCATCCACATGCCTGCCTATTCCGATTCAATTATTAAAGGTGTCTCAACTATCATGGTTTCGTACTCTAGCTGGAATGGAAAGAAAATGCATGCAAACCGTGATCTAATTACTGGGTTCCTAAAGGGTACACTTAAGTTCAAG GGATTTGTTATATCAGACTGGCAGGGTATTGACAGGATTACTTCTCCTGCTCATTCAAACTACACATATTCTGTTGAGGCTGGCATTTTAGCTGGCATAGACATG GTTATGGTGCCTTACAAGTATACAGAGTTCATTGATGATCTTACTTCCCTCGTAAAGAGCAACGTTGTTCCAATGGATCGTATTAATGATGCAGTAGAGAGGATTTTATTAGTTAAGTTCACCATGGGACTCTTTGAGGACCCATACACTGATCTAAGCCTGGTACACGAGGTTGGAAGCCAG GCACACAGGAATTTAGCAAGAGAAGCCGTTAGGAAATCTCTTGTACTACTGAAAAATGGGAAAACTGCTGATGACAGATTATTACCTCTTCCCAAGAAGGTGCCCAAAATTTTGGTTGCTGGTAGCCATGCTGATAACTTGGGTTTCCAATGTGGTGGATGGACAATCAATTGGCAGGGTTTTAGTGGAAACAATGCTACAAGTG GAACGACCATCCTTGGTGCCATATACTCTACAGTAGACAAGGACACCGAAGTTGTTTACAGGGAGACCCCTGATGCTGATTTCATTAAATCAAACGATTTCAACTATGCTATCGTTGTTGTTGGTGAGCCCCCGTATGCTGAGATGGCAGGGGACAGTCCAACACTTGAAATATCAGATCCCGGGCCTGATGTCATTAAAAGTGTCTGTGGATCAGTGAAGTGCGTTGTGGTCATCATATCTGGTCGCCCACTCGTGGTAGAACCGTACGTTTCATCAATCGACGCACTTGTAGCAGCCTGGTTACCTGGCACAGAAGGTCAAGGTGTGACGGATGTCCTCTTTGGGGACTATGGTTTTACTGGAAAACTTTCGAAAACATGGTTTAGAACTGTAGATCAACTCCCAATGAATGTTGGTGACTTGCATTACGACCCGCTGTATCCATTTGGATTCGGGCTAACAACAAATGCCTCAGCTGCCAG agtAGCATCAGCTGGTGTTGATAAGCGGCCATACTTCTTCGCCATTGCGCTCTCTGTATTTATTGGACTGTATTTCCAAG ATACATGTCATCACATTTATTCAATAATTTTGGAAGGAACGGTGGGCCCTCAATCCAGCTGA
- the LOC116007597 gene encoding xanthotoxin 5-hydroxylase CYP82C4-like isoform X2, translated as MDAVSCLSSVLGIATLVLVWFSWRKQSKRLPPEASGAWPIVGHLHHFRTSVPLVKTLSEWADKYGPVFTIRLGISRILVVSSWEAVRDCFATNDKLLAARPTTCAGKYLGYDYAVFTFSTNNSYWRRVRKLVVVELLSSRRLEKLKHVWVSELQTNIKELYTSVSMDNNNHKDNNLSAPKVNMSRWFGHLTLNLIMQIVAGRRYEYRSDGVINEEALCLKNVFRQVMYLWGEFVSGDAIFPLWFFRWLDYEGHVKSMKKAAKEVDAILQDWVDVRRKEMRSNEDQKFIDVMLSMIDDQFTKGYNYSRDTVIKAIVLSMLQDASETFASHLTWILAVLLKHPESLKRVQEEIDTNIGKERWAEDHDIKNLPYLQAVVKETLRIYPPGPYLAPHEAVKDCIVDDYHIPKGTQLYVNVWRLHRDPKIWSDPEKFLPERFMTNLEGEAAQNRQYQFVPFGLGRRSCPGMLYATQITHVAVARLFQGFNFSTVPNVPLDMTEGGGITLPKLTPLEVLVTPRLTPALFGL; from the exons ATGGATGCGGTTTCGTGTTTATCATCCGTTCTTGGCATTGCTACTTTGGTGCTGGTTTGGTTTTCATGGCGAAAACAGAGCAAGAGATTGCCACCGGAGGCGAGTGGCGCGTGGCCTATCGTTGGCCACCTCCACCACTTCCGAACCTCGGTTCCCTTGGTTAAGACTCTGAGCGAGTGGGCGGATAAATATGGTCCGGTGTTCACCATCCGCCTCGGCATATCCCGGATCCTGGTGGTTAGTAGCTGGGAAGCCGTCAGGGATTGCTTCGCTACCAACGACAAGCTCTTGGCTGCACGCCCAACTACATGTGCAG GTAAATACCTTGGTTACGATTATGCGGTCTTTACTTTCTCAACAAACAATTCATATTGGCGAAGAGTACGGaaattggtggtggtggagttACTCTCCAGCAGAAGACTTGAGAAATTGAAACATGTTTGGGTGTCTGAGCTGCAAACCAACATCAAGGAACTCTACACTTCTGTTTCCATGGATAACAACAACCACAAGGACAACAATCTCTCTGCTCCGAAAGTGAACATGAGCCGATGGTTCGGACATTTAACCTTGAATTTGATAATGCAGATAGTGGCTGGCAGAAGGTACGAGTATCGGAGTGACGGGGTGATAAACGAGGAGGCACTGTGTCTGAAGAATGTGTTCAGACAAGTTATGTATCTGTGGGGAGAGTTTGTCTCCGGGGATGCCATATTTCCACTCTGGTTTTTCAGGTGGTTGGACTATGAAGGCCATGTCAAGTCCATGAAAAAAGCTGCAAAGGAGGTTGATGCCATCTTGCAAGATTGGGTGGATGTTAGGAGGAAGGAGATGAGAAGTAACGAAGATCAGAAGTTTATTGATGTGATGCTTTCGATGATTGATGATCAATTTACCAAAGGTTACAATTACTCCCGCGACACAGTAATTAAAGCAATTGTATTG AGTATGTTACAAGATGCTAGTGAAACGTTTGCGAGTCACTTGACATGGATATTGGCTGTATTGCTAAAACATCCGGAATCATTGAAGCGTGTTCAAGAGGAGATAGACACCAACATCGGCAAAGAAAGGTGGGCAGAAGATCATGATATAAAGAATTTACCATACCTTCAAGCCGTAGTCAAAGAAACACTGCGAATATACCCACCAGGACCATACCTAGCTCCACACGAAGCGGTGAAAGATTGTATAGTAGACGACTATCACATCCCGAAGGGCACCCAACTATACGTCAATGTGTGGAGATTGCATCGCGATCCTAAAATCTGGTCTGACCCAGAAAAGTTTTTACCGGAAAGGTTCATGACAAATTTAGAAGGGGAAGCTGCCCAAAACAGACAATATCAGTTTGTTCCATTTGGTCTTGGACGGCGATCATGTCCTGGAATGTTATATGCAACACAAATTACACATGTTGCAGTTGCTCGACTATTTCAAGGCTTTAATTTCAGCACAGTTCCAAATGTGCCATTGGATATGACTGAAGGCGGAGGCATTACCTTGCCTAAATTAACTCCCTTGGAAGTACTCGTTACACCGCGTTTAACCCCTGCTCTATTTggattataa